In a genomic window of Arthrobacter woluwensis:
- the lexA gene encoding transcriptional repressor LexA — MARSSSNEAGPSRAPANRGLTPRQKKILETIQRSVEAKGYPPSMREIGDTVGLASLSSVTHQLSQLERLGYIRRDPKRPRAMEILIPLTLDSREAPRVASLPEPRSIVAELSTSSDAAMVPLVGRIAAGGPILADQQVEDVMPLPRQLVGHGELFMLQVAGDSMIDAAICDGDWVVVRRQNNAENGDIVAALLDDEATVKTFRQRDGHTWLLPQNTRYEPILGDHATVMGKVVSVLRSL, encoded by the coding sequence ATGGCCAGGAGTTCATCGAACGAAGCCGGCCCCAGCAGGGCGCCGGCCAACCGTGGCCTCACTCCCCGTCAGAAGAAGATCCTGGAGACCATCCAACGCTCGGTCGAGGCCAAGGGGTACCCGCCGTCGATGCGGGAGATCGGAGACACGGTGGGGCTCGCGAGCCTCTCCAGCGTCACGCACCAGCTGAGCCAGCTGGAGCGGCTCGGTTACATCCGCCGCGACCCGAAGCGCCCCCGCGCCATGGAGATCCTCATTCCGCTGACGCTGGACTCCCGGGAGGCTCCCCGCGTGGCGTCGCTGCCCGAGCCCCGGTCGATCGTGGCGGAGCTCAGCACGTCCTCGGACGCGGCCATGGTCCCCCTGGTCGGGCGTATCGCGGCCGGTGGCCCGATCCTGGCTGACCAGCAAGTGGAGGACGTCATGCCGCTCCCCCGCCAGCTCGTGGGCCATGGCGAACTCTTCATGCTCCAGGTGGCGGGTGACTCCATGATCGACGCGGCCATCTGCGACGGCGACTGGGTGGTGGTCAGGCGCCAGAACAACGCCGAGAACGGGGACATCGTCGCCGCCCTCCTCGACGATGAGGCGACCGTGAAGACCTTCCGGCAGCGTGACGGCCACACGTGGCTGCTCCCCCAGAACACGCGCTACGAGCCGATTCTCGGCGACCATGCCACCGTCATGGGCAAGGTGGTCTCGGTGCTGCGGTCCCTCTGA
- a CDS encoding LysM peptidoglycan-binding domain-containing protein gives MSAQAVAITGTQTAPRMRLTRRGRFVFFGLPAALLLAAIITVALGMLLTPAIASDTHSVGSSQTVVVQPGDTVWAIAQRVAPGRDTREVVGEIARLNDLKASEIVAGQDLFVPAQR, from the coding sequence ATGTCAGCACAGGCTGTTGCGATCACCGGAACGCAGACTGCTCCGCGGATGCGGTTGACCCGCCGCGGGCGGTTCGTCTTCTTCGGCCTGCCGGCCGCGCTCCTGCTCGCCGCGATCATCACCGTCGCGCTGGGCATGCTGCTCACGCCGGCCATCGCGAGCGACACGCACTCGGTGGGCTCGTCCCAGACCGTGGTCGTCCAGCCCGGAGACACGGTCTGGGCCATCGCTCAGCGGGTCGCTCCGGGCCGGGACACCCGTGAGGTCGTCGGTGAGATCGCTCGCCTGAACGATCTGAAGGCTTCGGAGATCGTTGCGGGCCAGGACCTCTTCGTTCCTGCGCAGCGTTGA
- a CDS encoding histidinol-phosphate transaminase, giving the protein MSEQMQRLAKLPLRDNLRGISPYGAPQIDVPVLLNVNENTHGVPAPVVQAITEAVTHAATTLNRYPDREFTELRTALADYLGHGLTAENIWAANGSNEVLQQILQAFGGPGRTALGFPPTYSMYPLLASGTDTEYVKGVRDADFELSAESAARQVRELGPSVVFLCSPNNPTGTKLGLDVVEAVYEAGEASRTIVIVDEAYHEFAHEGTPSALTLLPGRERLIVSRTMSKAFALAGARLGYLAAAPEITDALRLVRLPYHLSAITQATALAALSHRELLMADVEDIKVQRDRIVAELREMGLKPASSDSNYVFFGGMEDPAAIWQGLLDAGVLIRDVGIPGHLRVTAGTEPETTAFLNRLRELLGHSA; this is encoded by the coding sequence GTGAGCGAACAAATGCAGCGCTTGGCGAAGCTTCCCCTGCGAGACAATCTCCGGGGGATCAGCCCCTACGGTGCCCCCCAGATCGACGTCCCCGTGCTTCTGAACGTCAATGAGAACACTCATGGCGTTCCCGCTCCTGTCGTCCAGGCCATCACGGAAGCCGTGACCCACGCCGCCACGACCCTCAACCGGTACCCGGACCGGGAATTCACTGAACTTCGCACCGCGCTGGCCGACTACCTGGGCCACGGCCTCACCGCCGAGAACATCTGGGCCGCCAACGGGTCCAATGAAGTGCTGCAGCAGATCCTCCAGGCCTTCGGCGGCCCGGGCCGCACCGCGCTGGGCTTCCCCCCGACGTACTCCATGTACCCCCTGCTGGCCAGCGGCACGGACACCGAATATGTGAAGGGCGTCCGCGACGCCGACTTCGAACTCTCCGCCGAGTCCGCCGCCCGGCAGGTGCGCGAGCTCGGACCGAGTGTCGTGTTCCTCTGCTCTCCGAACAACCCCACCGGGACCAAGCTCGGCCTCGACGTGGTCGAAGCCGTGTACGAGGCGGGCGAGGCCAGCCGGACCATCGTGATCGTCGACGAGGCGTACCACGAGTTCGCGCATGAAGGCACTCCGAGCGCCCTCACACTGCTGCCCGGCCGGGAGCGTCTGATCGTCAGCCGCACGATGAGCAAGGCGTTCGCCCTCGCGGGCGCCCGCCTGGGCTATCTGGCCGCCGCCCCGGAGATCACCGATGCCCTCCGCCTGGTCCGTCTCCCGTACCACCTCTCGGCGATCACCCAGGCCACCGCCCTGGCCGCACTGTCTCACCGGGAACTGCTTATGGCGGACGTGGAGGACATCAAGGTCCAGCGGGACCGCATCGTGGCGGAGCTCCGCGAAATGGGGCTGAAGCCCGCGTCCTCGGACTCGAACTACGTCTTCTTCGGCGGCATGGAGGACCCTGCAGCCATCTGGCAGGGTCTTCTGGACGCCGGAGTCCTGATCCGCGACGTCGGGATCCCGGGGCATCTCCGGGTCACCGCCGGCACGGAGCCGGAGACCACGGCGTTCCTCAACCGGCTCCGGGAGCTGCTCGGGCATTCCGCCTGA
- the hisB gene encoding imidazoleglycerol-phosphate dehydratase HisB, with the protein MSAASTPRTASMERSTSESSVFVSIDLDGTGVAEISTTVPFYDHMLNALCKHSLIDLTVRATGDTHIDAHHTVEDVAITFGEVLKKALGDKAGIRRFGDATVPLDEALARAVVDVSGRPYLVHEGEPAGQEYHLIGGHFTGSLTRHVFEAITLHAGICLHMDVLRGRDPHHIVEAQFKAFARALRAAIEPDPRVEGIPSTKGAL; encoded by the coding sequence ATGAGCGCAGCGAGCACGCCCCGCACCGCCAGCATGGAACGCAGCACGAGCGAGTCGAGCGTATTCGTCAGCATCGATCTGGACGGCACCGGTGTCGCCGAGATCAGCACCACGGTGCCGTTCTACGACCACATGCTCAATGCGCTCTGCAAGCACTCCCTGATCGACCTGACGGTCCGGGCCACCGGTGACACCCACATCGACGCGCACCACACCGTGGAGGACGTGGCCATCACGTTCGGCGAGGTGCTCAAGAAGGCGCTCGGCGACAAGGCCGGCATCCGCCGCTTCGGCGACGCCACGGTGCCGCTCGATGAAGCGCTCGCGCGGGCCGTCGTCGACGTCTCCGGGCGTCCGTACCTGGTCCACGAAGGTGAGCCGGCCGGCCAGGAGTACCACCTGATCGGAGGGCACTTCACCGGCTCGCTGACGCGCCACGTCTTCGAGGCCATCACCCTGCACGCCGGGATCTGCCTCCACATGGATGTGCTGCGCGGCCGCGATCCGCACCACATCGTCGAGGCTCAGTTCAAGGCCTTCGCCCGTGCCCTGCGCGCGGCGATCGAACCCGATCCCCGCGTCGAGGGCATCCCGTCCACCAAGGGAGCACTGTGA
- the hisH gene encoding imidazole glycerol phosphate synthase subunit HisH, with protein MSEQENTTAGPAQSLEDGAVRDAHTGRKPESPEGKPTVTVLDYGSGNVRSAVRALEAAGAQVTLSARPEDVLNADGLVVPGVGAFATVMKELKDVDAIRLIGRRVAGGRPVLAICVGLQVLFEKGVEHGVEAEGMGEWPGTVELLPASVVPHMGWNTVKAPEGSLLFEGVEDERFYFVHSYGVQTWDFDVTQPHMAPPKVTWSEHGAPFVAAVENGPLSATQFHPEKSGEAGARLLCNWVGSLRKGRAASSTEPAATPEAGADS; from the coding sequence GTGAGCGAGCAGGAGAACACGACGGCGGGCCCCGCGCAGTCCCTGGAGGACGGCGCGGTCCGCGACGCCCACACCGGCCGTAAGCCGGAGAGCCCGGAGGGCAAACCGACCGTCACCGTGCTGGACTACGGTTCCGGCAATGTGCGGTCCGCCGTGCGCGCCCTCGAGGCGGCAGGCGCCCAGGTGACATTGAGCGCCCGGCCCGAGGACGTCCTCAATGCGGACGGCCTGGTCGTCCCCGGCGTCGGCGCCTTCGCGACCGTCATGAAGGAACTCAAGGACGTCGACGCGATCCGTCTGATCGGCCGTCGCGTGGCCGGTGGACGTCCGGTGCTGGCCATCTGCGTCGGTCTCCAGGTGCTTTTCGAAAAGGGCGTCGAGCACGGTGTGGAAGCCGAGGGCATGGGCGAATGGCCCGGCACGGTGGAACTGCTGCCGGCCTCTGTGGTGCCGCACATGGGCTGGAACACCGTCAAAGCCCCTGAGGGAAGCCTCCTGTTCGAGGGCGTGGAGGACGAACGGTTCTACTTCGTGCACTCCTATGGCGTGCAGACCTGGGACTTCGACGTCACGCAACCGCACATGGCTCCGCCGAAGGTCACCTGGTCCGAGCACGGCGCCCCGTTCGTCGCCGCGGTGGAGAACGGTCCGCTGAGCGCCACCCAGTTCCACCCGGAGAAGTCCGGGGAGGCCGGGGCGCGGCTGCTCTGCAACTGGGTCGGTTCCCTCCGCAAGGGCCGTGCCGCATCCTCCACGGAGCCCGCAGCGACCCCGGAAGCGGGTGCGGATTCCTGA
- the priA gene encoding bifunctional 1-(5-phosphoribosyl)-5-((5-phosphoribosylamino)methylideneamino)imidazole-4-carboxamide isomerase/phosphoribosylanthranilate isomerase PriA has translation MTQTQLPVLELLPAVDVVNGQAVRLVQGEAGSETSYGTPLEAALNWQQNGAEWVHLVDLDAAFDRGDNAEILREVVTSLDLKVELSGGLRDDASLERALVDLGVARVNLGTAALENPEWTARAIERFGDRIAVGLDVRGTTLAGRGWTKEGGDLWEVLARLEDAGCARYVVTDVTKDGTLQGPNVELLRQMVEKTGKPVVASGGISSLADLEALRALVPLGVEGAIIGKALYSGAFTLPEALDVAGRR, from the coding sequence ATGACCCAGACCCAGCTTCCCGTCCTTGAGCTGCTGCCCGCCGTCGACGTCGTCAACGGCCAGGCCGTGCGGCTCGTCCAGGGCGAGGCCGGCAGCGAGACCAGCTACGGCACGCCGCTGGAGGCCGCGCTCAACTGGCAGCAGAACGGCGCCGAATGGGTGCATCTGGTGGACCTGGACGCCGCCTTCGACCGCGGCGACAACGCGGAGATCCTCCGTGAAGTGGTGACGTCGCTCGATCTGAAGGTCGAACTGTCCGGTGGTCTGCGGGACGACGCCAGCCTGGAACGCGCCCTGGTCGACCTCGGCGTGGCCCGCGTGAACCTCGGGACCGCCGCGCTGGAGAATCCCGAATGGACCGCCCGCGCGATCGAGCGGTTCGGTGACCGGATCGCCGTCGGGCTGGATGTCCGCGGCACCACGCTCGCCGGCCGCGGCTGGACCAAGGAGGGCGGCGACCTCTGGGAGGTGCTCGCCCGCCTGGAGGACGCCGGCTGCGCACGGTACGTCGTCACGGATGTGACGAAGGACGGCACGCTCCAGGGCCCCAACGTCGAGCTTCTGCGTCAGATGGTGGAGAAGACCGGGAAGCCGGTCGTCGCCTCGGGCGGCATTTCGAGCCTCGCCGATCTGGAGGCGCTCCGTGCGCTGGTCCCGCTCGGCGTCGAAGGCGCGATCATCGGCAAGGCACTGTACTCCGGCGCCTTCACGCTGCCCGAAGCCCTCGACGTCGCCGGACGCCGCTGA
- a CDS encoding SseB family protein, protein MTERRELPGHIAAALAGAGGPTDSAGRPWAGRSLAGEDSHIHNFENDDGEANPGLTAALNALRTGTGGEDGVLDALATSRVFIPIVAQLAEEGEGHDGLHADKQADMAMVTMQAPDGRIAMPVFSSARALEAWHPEARPVAAYAARAALSAVSEKAQLLVLDPGSDFTFVVRRAPLWALAQQKPWMPSYLDPDVAEAFRASAVGHPEVGDIQVRRGSGVAARDARGEEVPGGGLGPELCVILALKPGLESAQVSAVVSALQQSWAGNETLAEGVDSIEVKVTLHQA, encoded by the coding sequence ATGACGGAACGTCGCGAACTTCCCGGGCACATCGCCGCGGCTCTCGCCGGGGCGGGCGGCCCGACCGACTCCGCGGGGCGCCCCTGGGCCGGCCGCTCGCTGGCCGGTGAGGACTCCCACATCCACAACTTCGAGAACGACGACGGCGAGGCGAACCCCGGTCTGACGGCGGCGCTGAACGCCCTGCGCACCGGCACCGGGGGAGAGGACGGCGTCCTCGACGCCTTGGCGACCTCCCGGGTGTTCATCCCGATCGTGGCTCAGCTGGCCGAGGAAGGCGAAGGGCACGACGGCCTGCACGCCGACAAGCAGGCCGACATGGCCATGGTCACCATGCAGGCCCCGGACGGCCGGATCGCCATGCCCGTCTTCAGCTCGGCGCGTGCGCTCGAGGCCTGGCACCCCGAGGCCCGTCCCGTGGCCGCCTACGCCGCCCGCGCGGCGCTGTCGGCGGTCTCGGAGAAGGCGCAGCTGCTCGTGCTCGATCCCGGCAGCGATTTCACCTTCGTGGTGCGCCGGGCCCCGCTGTGGGCGCTGGCTCAGCAGAAGCCGTGGATGCCGTCCTACCTGGACCCTGATGTCGCCGAGGCGTTCCGCGCCAGTGCCGTGGGGCACCCGGAGGTCGGGGACATCCAGGTGCGCCGGGGCTCCGGCGTCGCCGCCCGTGACGCGCGAGGGGAAGAGGTTCCCGGTGGCGGCCTCGGACCGGAGCTGTGCGTGATCCTCGCGCTGAAGCCCGGACTGGAATCGGCCCAGGTCAGTGCAGTGGTGTCCGCTTTACAGCAGAGCTGGGCGGGAAATGAAACACTTGCTGAGGGTGTTGACTCGATCGAGGTCAAAGTCACCCTCCATCAAGCCTGA